The following are from one region of the Nilaparvata lugens isolate BPH unplaced genomic scaffold, ASM1435652v1 scaffold4753, whole genome shotgun sequence genome:
- the LOC120355778 gene encoding dnaJ homolog subfamily C member 8-like, whose product MIVNDIKIVLMNINFQSIISHFHSIYSFQLSILVHPDKNPDDPERAQQAFEIISKAWKTLENDDTRKKCLDVIEEAKARTDHMILEKRKRQKKEGKDGQVEEDDPAAYKHAVYVMTMKLFADMERRRRELDVRDAEERKRKREQEIEEEEKASLEKEWQKNFEVSFKPPLHIIKFSSKLLNAFCTVERRMKFKEGIQKLRNFNRATLFT is encoded by the exons atgatagttaatgatattaaaatagtgttgatgaatattaattttcagtctatcatttctcactttcattctatttattcatttcagcTATCAATTCTGGTGCATCCTGATAAAAATCCTGATGATCCTGAGAGAGCACAGCAAGCTTTTGAAA tcATAAGTAAAGCATGGAAAACATTAGAAAATGATGATACAAGGAAAAAATGCTTGGATGTAATAGAAGAAGCGAAAGCTCGGACAGACCATATG attttagaaaaacGAAAACGACAGAAGAAGGAAGGCAAAGATGGGCAAGTAGAGGAGGACGACCCGGCGGCGTACAAGCACGCTGTCTATGTGATGACCATGAAGCTATTCGCCGAcatggagaggagaaggagggagtTGGATGTCAGAGATGCCGAAGAGAGAAAACGAAAACGCGAACAAGAaatagaagaggaagagaaggctTCACTAGAAAAAGAGTGGCAGAaaaattttgaggttagtttcAAGCCACCACTgcatattatcaaattttcaagtaaGTTACTAAACGCATTTTGTACAGTTGAAAGAAGAATGAAGTTTAAAGAGGGGATACAAAAATTACGGAACTTTAATAGAGCCACATTATTCACATGA